The nucleotide window CGTTGCTTGAGGAGCACGCGAAGGGGAAGAACCTGGTGACGCTGGTGCTGCGCTCGAGCGGACCCTCGAAGCACATCGCCTTTGACGCCTCGTCGGGGACAGTGACTGATATCCGAGGCAAACTGGGCACCGGAGACATGGGCACGCATCAGTTCACGGGCATCTACGCCGTGAGCCCGGAATTTCTGAATCGCCTTACACCGGGGAAGATCGAATCCGTCATCCCGGTATGGCTGGAGTGCATCAAACGCGGTGAACGCATTGGCGCGGTGGTGGCAGATGAAGGCCAGTGGTGGGATCTGGGAGATCGCGAGAGCTACCTGGATGCGCACGCAGCCCTCTGGGGCGGCGTGGAGAACGGCCAGCTCAAGTACCTGGCTGATGGACTCGCGCCAGCCAATGTCAGCTTTGTCTCGCCCAAGGCTGAGGTGCATCATTCGGCCTCGCTGAAGGGCGTGAATGTGATCTCCGATGGTGCAGTGGTGGGTGTGAATGCCACCCTGAGGGATTGCATCCTCTGGCCCGGAGCCAAGGTCGCGAACCTGGCGTTCCTGAACCGTTGCATTGTGCGCAGTGGCATGACGGCTGAAGGAGTGCTCAACGGGAAAGATGTGTAGGGATGGCTTGCAATCCGGGCCGGGGCATCCAAGACTCCGCCCTTCCGCCCCGCCCATGCCCGACGACTCCGAACTGCTTCAGCTTACCCGCAAGGCCCTTCCAGACTGGCCCCGTGCCATGGCGTTGGAGGCGATTGTGAAGGGGGGCTCGGATCGGCGCTTCTATCGTTTGGGCTTTGAGAGCTCCACGGAAGCCGGCGTGATCCTCATGGTGTACACCATGGCGCGTCCGGACAATCCCCGCTTCGTTCCCGCCACCTACCGTCTTGCCGGATTGGGTGTGCAGGTGCCGCGCATCTTCGCCCATGATGCGGAGGCCATGTGCGTGTGGGTGGAGGATCTCGGCAATGTCGATCTGCACGCCTATCGCGAGGAACCGTGGGAAACACGGCGCCCCCTCTACCAGGCGACCCTCACAGAAGTAGCACATCTGCATAGCGTGGATGCGGCAGCGCTCAGCACGGAAGACATCGCCGAGATGGAACTGTGCTTCGACGAAGCGCTGTATGAGTGGGAGCAGAACTACTTCCTCACGCACTTCGTGAAGGGATTCTCCGGAAGGGACACGAGCACGCCTGAGTTTGCAAAGGCGCGCGAGGCCCTCCAATCCCTGCGCTGCCATCTTGCCTCACTGCCACGCGGGCTCGTACATCGTGATTTCCAGAGCCAGAACGTGCTCATTCGTGAAGGCTCCGCCTGGCTCATCGACTATCAAGGTGTGCGCCCCGGTCTTGCGGAGTATGACCTTGCCTCACTGCTCCTGGATCCGTATGTGACGCTTTCGGATGAAGAGCGTGATGAGCTGCTGGCGTGGTACGCCTCACATACCGGGCGCGATCTCTCAGCGATG belongs to Roseimicrobium gellanilyticum and includes:
- a CDS encoding sugar phosphate nucleotidyltransferase is translated as MNKAFVLGAGLGTRLRPLTDQLPKPLIPVFHKPLITCAFEHLLRAGVREFIVNTHHLPECYAEAFPTGEYHGAPITFRHEPVLLETAGGIANIADLVRNESFLVYNGDILTDLPLQPLLEEHAKGKNLVTLVLRSSGPSKHIAFDASSGTVTDIRGKLGTGDMGTHQFTGIYAVSPEFLNRLTPGKIESVIPVWLECIKRGERIGAVVADEGQWWDLGDRESYLDAHAALWGGVENGQLKYLADGLAPANVSFVSPKAEVHHSASLKGVNVISDGAVVGVNATLRDCILWPGAKVANLAFLNRCIVRSGMTAEGVLNGKDV
- a CDS encoding aminoglycoside phosphotransferase family protein; its protein translation is MPDDSELLQLTRKALPDWPRAMALEAIVKGGSDRRFYRLGFESSTEAGVILMVYTMARPDNPRFVPATYRLAGLGVQVPRIFAHDAEAMCVWVEDLGNVDLHAYREEPWETRRPLYQATLTEVAHLHSVDAAALSTEDIAEMELCFDEALYEWEQNYFLTHFVKGFSGRDTSTPEFAKAREALQSLRCHLASLPRGLVHRDFQSQNVLIREGSAWLIDYQGVRPGLAEYDLASLLLDPYVTLSDEERDELLAWYASHTGRDLSAMHETYLLCAAQRLMQALGAYANLSRNLNKPHFEQHIPVAVERLKTVYQGHPMLKALLPLLGE